Proteins from one Podospora pseudoanserina strain CBS 124.78 chromosome 1, whole genome shotgun sequence genomic window:
- a CDS encoding hypothetical protein (EggNog:ENOG503PF01), which yields MTEPSARQGPPSHPDDIANTNDNDHIQHRVRFAEEGPEPVIYQHNPRRLQDDEPSPPPGPAVFWDENESIAPARNQDRNSIANTADTANLAQYTFYREPTPPPYRPDEKGYGNDAASGRIALASSAGGIPESERRLHLQPQRSNWSDDETMSPVARRKLLWIIIAVAIVIMIGVAVGVGVGVGVTMARKSAEAQEQAESSTTPPVSVIGSSPTPTPSATLNPDPSVISSTSSDAHTSSTVSSSTLTVPYRPPNPHSDCPAANNTMYQVPGSHKRFLRLCGIDYHGSTSSRDLTHMYTASMADCMNSCASFDQCTAVGWGFLPGDTGKEHRCYMKTDLKTGHAATTDWCFAMLQ from the coding sequence ATGACGGAGCCCTCAGCGCGCCAGGGACCCCCGTCCCACCCTGACGACatcgccaacaccaacgacaacgacCACATCCAACACCGTGTACGGTTTGCTGAGGAGGGCCCAGAACCTGTCATCTACCAGCACAACCCAAGACGACTCCAAGATGATGAGCCTTCGCCGCCACCAGGTCCGGCTGTGTTTTGGGATGAGAACGAAAGCATCGCTCCAGCTCGGAACCAAGATCGGAACAGCATCGCGAACACGGCCGATACAGCAAACCTAGCTCAGTATACCTTCTACCGCGAGCCCACACCTCCGCCATACAGGCCGGATGAGAAAGGGTATGGGAATGATGCCGCCAGCGGCAGGATAGCTCTGGCATCCAGCGCCGGAGGAATTCCCGAAAGCGAACGCCGGCTTCATCTTCAACCCCAGAGGAGCAACTGGAGCGATGACGAGACAATGAGCCCAGTCGCCAGGAGAAAGCTTCTCTGGATTATCATCGCGGTTGCAATCGTGATTATGATCGGCGTTGCCGTGGGCGTGGGCGTTGGCGTTGGCGTAACAATGGCTCGCAAGTCTGCGGAAGCTCAAGAACAGGCCGAGTCCTCCACGACGCCGCCAGTCTCGGTGATAGGCTCCAGTCCCACGCCAACACCGTCAGCAACACTCAATCCTGACCCCTCCGTTATATCGTCGACATCTTCAGACGCACACACTTCTTCAACAGTCTCTTCCTCTACGCTCACTGTCCCTTACCGACCGCCAAACCCTCATTCTGACTGCCCTGCGGCAAACAACACCATGTATCAAGTCCCGGGCTCCCACAAACGCTTCCTTCGCCTCTGCGGCATCGATTACCACGGAAGCACCTCTTCTCGTGATCTAACCCACATGTACACGGCCTCCATGGCGGATTGCATGAACAGCTGCGCTTCGTTTGACCAGTGCACTGCCGTCGGATGGGGGTTTCTACCCGGCGACACGGGCAAGGAGCACCGCTGCTACATGAAGACCGACCTCAAGACCGGCCATGCGGCAACAACCGATTGGTGTTTTGCCATGCTACAATAA
- a CDS encoding hypothetical protein (EggNog:ENOG503PG7Y), with translation MRFSIIVSEVIAFHSVAVFAAPNEITPRENPVAIPAKLIPESIVNATALGVDVWGPVPDDATKGDGFYTATPGTLGWAWIRAQQDLGSYEDVLESRGLLPSAAVEKRQTTSITVNAYSGDWCTGSAWHFTNPAYNVRVLPSENSFWYSFGFSYRTLRANENVQLRRGPYNGDRCQTWHGTINGPTQAGICWQIASTTCFEMKQT, from the exons ATGCGCTTCTCTATCATAGTTTCCGAGGTCATTGCCTTCCACTCGGTGGCGGTCTTTGCTGCCCCGAATGAGATTACTCCCAGGGAGAATCCCGTTGCTATTCCAGCCAAGCTCATTCCCGAGTCAATCGTCAACGCCACCGccttgggggttgatgtttgGGGTCCAGTCCCTGACGACGCTACAAAAGGTGACGGTTTCTACACCGCTACGCCAGGAACCCTCGGCTGGGCCTGGATTCGTGCCCAGCAAGACCTCGGTTCATATGAGGACGTGCTTGAGTCTAGGGGGCTGCTGCCGTCCGCTGCGGTTGAAAAGCGCCAAACCACAAGCATTACGGTGAACGCATATTCGGGGGATTGGT GCACCGGCAGCGCCTGGCACTTCACAAACCCAGCATACAACGTCCGCGTGCTTCCCTCCGAGAATTCTTTCTGGTACAGCTTCGGTTTCTCATACCGCACGCTTCGAGCCAACGAAAATGTCCAGCTGAGACGCGGCCCGTACAATGGTGACAGATGCCAGACGTGGCATGGAACCATCAACGGCCCCACCCAAG CCGGTATATGCTGGCAGATTGCATCCACTACCTGCTTCGAGATGAAGCAGACTTGA
- a CDS encoding hypothetical protein (EggNog:ENOG503NY9Z; COG:S): protein MSSAIVCGATGILGREIVYRLAFNPTKWKTIHALSRSKKDDYPSNVVHNHIDLLHSAEDMAKDLASVSGEYVFFAAYMQKDSEEENWKVNGDMLANFLRALTLTGAAKSIKRILLVTGCKQYGVHLGRAKNPMMESDPWLTDQNIYPPNFYYRQQDILHDFCKANPHIGWNVTYPNDVIGFANGNFMNLASGLGIYAAVCKEQGRKLAFPGNEGFYLGFDCYTSSKLHAEFCEWVVCEDKTRNEAFNVVNGDVQTWEDMWPRLARRFGMEVDQGQFQQEVGELAGKFEMNEAPPIKAWEKELGLEGRVKRNMLSQRVSLVKWAKQEDVKKAWERLAEKEGLQKDGLEKGTWAFVDFELGRDFDLVVSMSKAREFGWTGYQDTWKAFSDVFGELEAAKVLPRSHK from the exons ATGTCCTCAGCAATCGTGTGCGGCGCAACCG GCATTCTCGGCCGAGAAATCGTCTACCGCCTCGCCTTCAACCCTACAAAATGGAAAACGATCCACGCCCTCTCCCGCTCCAAAAAAGACGACTACCCCTCCAACGTAGTCCACAACCAcatcgacctcctccactcaGCCGAAGACATGGCCAAAGACCTTGCCTCCGTCTCAGGCGAATACGTCTTCTTCGCAGCCTACATGCAAAAGGACAGCGAGGAAGAAAACTGGAAAGTCAACGGCGACATGCTCGCCAACTTCCTCCGCGCGCTCACCCTCACCGGTGCCGCCAAATCCATCAAGCggatcctcctcgtcacGGGATGCAAGCAGTACGGCGTCCACCTCGGCCGCGCCAAGAACCCGATGATGGAATCTGATCCCTGGCTTACAGACCAGAACATCTACCCGCCCAACTTTTACTACAGACAGCAAGATATCCTCCATGATTTCTGCAAGGCTAACCCCCATATTGGATGGAACGTCACTTACCCTAATGATGTGATCGGTTTTGCGAACGGGAACTTTATGAACCTGGCTTCCGGACTGGGAATTTACGCTGCTGTTTGCAAGGAGCAAGGGAGGAAACTGGCTTTTCCTGGGAATGAGGGGTTTTACTTGGGTTTTGACTGCTACACTAGCTCCAAGCTCCACGCGGAATTCTGCGAGTGGGTTGTGTGCGAGGACAAGACGAGGAATGAGGCGTTTAATGTGGTGAATGGGGATGTGCAGACTTGGGAGGATATGTGGCCCAGGCTGGCAAGGAGATTTGGGATGGAGGTTGATCAGGGGCAGTTTCAACAAGAAGTTGGGGAACTGGCAGGGAAATTTGAGATGAATGAGGCGCCGCCTATTAAGgcttgggagaaggagttggggttggaggggagggtgaagaggaacATGCTGAGTCAGAGGGTGAGTTTGGTCAAGTGGGCGAAGCAGGAGGATGTCAAAAAGGcgtgggagaggttggcggagaaggaagggTTGCAGAAGGATGGGTTAGAGAAGGGGACGTGGGCGTTTGTGGATTTTGAGCTGGGGAGGGATTTCGATCTGGTGGTTAGTATGAGTAAGGCCAGGGAGTTTGGGTGGACTGG ATATCAAGATACATGGAAGGCATTCTCGGATGTGTTCGGTGAGCTTGAAGCTGCGAAGGTGCTGCCAAGGAGTCATAAATGA